In Methylomonas sp. ZR1, one DNA window encodes the following:
- a CDS encoding ribokinase, translating into MSILVLASYVHAHCLNVEHLPCSGESLQATGMIEEHGGKGLNVGIAAHRLGAEVAMLLPLGMDSAADEVIELIKNAGMNSRWLLKTGPQSGFGVGFISPTSENFLAVYPGANTLLKEEHVEQALVSLPHLNLIYAQFEIPEAPIHRAFQIAGQLGIRTMLNPSPWRQPDPGLLKLTDILVVNETEAAALFGLSNNVISLAQWLSNLCKWTQQIAWSGELLVVTLGEAGCVALTKGVVLHQPAWPIAALDATGAGDAFSAGLATALLNSLSLTEALRLACACGAWVAKHHGVLRCLPTPAEIDHFMKTNPIPKLV; encoded by the coding sequence GTGTCCATCCTAGTATTAGCCAGCTATGTCCATGCTCATTGCCTGAACGTTGAGCACTTGCCTTGTTCGGGCGAATCCTTGCAAGCAACCGGCATGATCGAGGAACACGGCGGCAAAGGCTTGAATGTTGGCATAGCCGCGCATAGGCTTGGCGCTGAGGTGGCAATGCTATTGCCGCTGGGAATGGACTCGGCGGCGGATGAAGTAATTGAGCTCATCAAGAACGCGGGCATGAACAGCCGCTGGCTGCTGAAAACAGGACCGCAATCCGGTTTTGGCGTGGGCTTCATTAGCCCGACCAGCGAGAACTTCCTCGCAGTCTATCCGGGCGCCAACACGCTGCTGAAAGAGGAACACGTCGAACAAGCCCTGGTCTCCCTGCCCCATCTAAATCTGATTTACGCCCAATTCGAAATCCCGGAAGCACCGATCCACAGAGCCTTCCAGATCGCTGGTCAGCTTGGTATCCGCACTATGCTGAACCCCTCGCCCTGGCGGCAACCTGATCCCGGCTTGTTAAAGCTGACCGATATTTTGGTGGTAAACGAAACCGAAGCCGCTGCATTATTCGGCCTAAGCAACAATGTGATCAGCCTGGCACAGTGGCTGAGTAACTTATGCAAGTGGACGCAACAAATTGCCTGGTCCGGGGAACTACTGGTGGTCACACTGGGTGAGGCGGGATGCGTGGCGTTGACGAAAGGCGTGGTTCTTCACCAACCGGCTTGGCCAATAGCTGCACTGGACGCCACCGGTGCCGGCGACGCATTCAGCGCCGGCCTGGCAACTGCCTTACTGAATAGTCTGAGTTTAACCGAGGCTTTGAGACTAGCCTGTGCCTGCGGTGCCTGGGTTGCCAAGCATCATGGCGTATTGAGGTGCTTGCCGACGCCAGCCGAGATCGACCACTTTATGAAAACCAATCCAATACCAAAATTAGTCTAG
- the cobO gene encoding cob(I)yrinic acid a,c-diamide adenosyltransferase translates to MKTRDRRHGVVLVHTGEGKGKSSSAFGMVFRAAGWGMKVCVIQFIKGQWQTGEQRAATRFEEIEWHALGDGFTWDTKNPEQDIKTSREIWEFAKQKILSEEFDLVILDEINYCCGYGWISGQEIADFIKNDKPTWLHLVMTGRNAAPEVIEAADTVTEMTRIKHAFAAGIKAEQGVEF, encoded by the coding sequence ATGAAAACCAGAGATAGAAGGCACGGCGTTGTACTGGTACACACCGGCGAAGGTAAAGGTAAGTCCTCAAGTGCGTTTGGCATGGTATTCCGCGCCGCCGGGTGGGGCATGAAGGTCTGCGTGATTCAATTCATCAAAGGCCAGTGGCAAACCGGCGAGCAACGGGCGGCGACGCGATTCGAAGAGATCGAGTGGCATGCCTTGGGCGATGGTTTTACCTGGGATACCAAGAATCCGGAGCAAGATATTAAAACCAGCCGGGAGATTTGGGAGTTTGCCAAACAAAAAATCCTCTCCGAAGAATTCGATCTGGTGATACTGGACGAAATCAATTATTGCTGTGGCTACGGCTGGATCAGCGGCCAGGAAATCGCCGATTTCATCAAAAACGATAAACCCACCTGGCTACACTTGGTGATGACCGGCCGCAATGCGGCGCCGGAAGTCATTGAGGCTGCCGACACGGTCACCGAGATGACCCGAATCAAACACGCTTTTGCCGCAGGCATCAAAGCCGAGCAGGGCGTGGAATTTTAA
- a CDS encoding DNA translocase FtsK, with protein sequence MVAVVEERASRGYREIALLGFSSCALFFLIALVTFNSNDPGWSHSTSYQSISNACGLFGAWLADFVLSFLGLMAYLIPVMIFWYGYILFQGSRQTGGQWALASRSAGFLATTVSGSAILFLHLHFLRTKMDLPESPGGILGREIGDALVHLLGNSGSTLLLLAIFMTGVTLFTGLSWLTMMAFIGKCAMTACSVVGRQAVEVPERYRADRPARLEPVKETKKPRNQQSEVKTEERAKKSQIQVLEAAQPSAAVAVRPLRRKDSKPVDDMEPGAYINALPTLSLLDKREIKVKRYSKTELEEISRQVEDVLQDYGIAAEVEAVLPGPVITRFELRLAAGVKVSRISSLAKDLARGLSVTSVRIVEIIEGKSVIGLEIPNQEREMVSLRDLLVSDEFERAKSKLSIAMGKDISGTPVVADLGKMPHALVAGTTGSGKSVAINTMILSLLYKAKPEDVRMIMIDPKMLELSVYEGIPHLLTPVVTDMKDAQNALRWAVAEMERRYKLMSKLGVRNLAGYNQAVREAEAAGQPIRDPLFRPETPVALEDYPLLDTLPSIVIVIDELADMMMVVGKKVEELIARLAQKARAAGIHLVLATQRPSVDVLTGLIKANVPTRISFQVSSRIDSRTIIDQGGAEALLGNGDMLFLPSGTSIPLRAHGAFVDDHEVHRVVEFLKKTGPTNYLDEITQERTDSGEVAGLDSEDSESDALYDEAVAFVTESRKASISSVQRRFKIGYNRAARIIEDMENAGVVSMPETNGSREVLAPPPR encoded by the coding sequence ATGGTTGCTGTTGTGGAAGAAAGAGCCTCGCGAGGCTATCGCGAAATCGCATTACTGGGATTTTCGAGTTGTGCGTTGTTTTTTTTAATTGCCCTGGTCACTTTTAATTCCAACGATCCGGGTTGGAGTCATAGCACATCGTATCAATCCATCAGTAACGCCTGCGGTTTGTTTGGTGCCTGGCTGGCGGATTTTGTACTGAGTTTTCTGGGCTTGATGGCCTACCTGATTCCGGTGATGATTTTCTGGTATGGCTACATCCTGTTTCAAGGTTCCCGCCAGACCGGTGGGCAGTGGGCGCTGGCGTCGCGCTCGGCCGGTTTTCTGGCTACTACAGTGTCCGGCTCGGCGATTCTGTTTTTGCACCTGCATTTTCTGCGTACCAAGATGGATTTGCCGGAGAGCCCGGGGGGTATTCTGGGGCGGGAAATTGGCGACGCCTTGGTGCATCTGTTAGGCAATTCCGGTTCTACCCTGTTGTTACTGGCCATTTTCATGACCGGCGTGACCTTGTTTACCGGCTTGTCCTGGCTGACGATGATGGCGTTTATCGGCAAATGCGCGATGACGGCCTGTTCGGTTGTGGGCCGGCAGGCAGTTGAGGTGCCCGAGCGTTATCGCGCGGATAGACCCGCGCGACTCGAACCTGTAAAAGAAACCAAAAAACCGCGTAATCAGCAATCCGAAGTTAAAACCGAAGAGCGCGCGAAAAAGTCGCAAATTCAAGTGCTAGAAGCCGCGCAACCTTCTGCCGCTGTCGCGGTTAGACCCTTGCGTAGAAAAGACAGCAAACCCGTGGACGATATGGAGCCCGGCGCCTACATCAACGCCTTGCCAACCTTGTCTTTGCTGGACAAGCGTGAAATCAAGGTGAAGCGCTATTCCAAAACCGAGCTGGAAGAAATTTCCCGCCAAGTCGAGGATGTATTGCAGGATTACGGTATCGCCGCCGAAGTGGAAGCGGTATTGCCTGGACCGGTGATTACCCGGTTCGAATTACGCTTGGCGGCCGGTGTGAAAGTCAGCCGCATCAGCAGCCTGGCCAAAGACTTGGCGCGCGGTTTGTCAGTAACCAGCGTGCGTATCGTCGAGATTATCGAAGGTAAATCGGTGATTGGTTTGGAGATTCCGAATCAAGAGCGGGAAATGGTTTCGCTACGCGACTTACTGGTATCGGATGAGTTTGAGCGGGCTAAATCCAAGCTCAGCATCGCGATGGGTAAGGACATTTCAGGCACGCCAGTGGTGGCCGATCTGGGCAAAATGCCGCATGCGCTGGTGGCCGGCACCACGGGTTCCGGTAAATCGGTAGCGATCAACACCATGATTCTGAGTTTGCTGTACAAAGCCAAGCCGGAAGATGTGCGAATGATCATGATAGACCCGAAGATGCTGGAATTGTCGGTGTACGAAGGCATCCCGCATTTGCTGACGCCGGTCGTTACCGACATGAAGGACGCGCAAAACGCCTTGCGTTGGGCGGTGGCGGAAATGGAGCGTCGTTACAAATTGATGTCCAAATTGGGTGTGCGAAATCTGGCCGGTTATAACCAGGCGGTCAGGGAAGCGGAAGCGGCCGGTCAGCCGATTCGCGACCCGCTATTCCGGCCGGAAACGCCGGTGGCATTGGAAGACTATCCTTTGCTGGACACACTACCCAGCATCGTCATCGTCATCGACGAGTTGGCCGACATGATGATGGTGGTCGGTAAAAAGGTCGAGGAACTGATCGCCCGTTTGGCGCAAAAGGCACGAGCCGCTGGTATTCATTTGGTGTTGGCAACCCAGCGTCCATCAGTGGATGTGTTGACCGGTTTGATCAAAGCCAATGTGCCGACCCGAATTTCTTTCCAGGTATCGTCGCGCATCGATTCCCGGACCATTATTGACCAAGGCGGTGCGGAAGCCTTGCTGGGTAACGGCGACATGCTGTTCCTGCCGTCCGGCACTAGTATCCCGTTGCGCGCCCATGGTGCGTTTGTGGATGACCACGAGGTACATCGGGTGGTGGAGTTCCTGAAAAAAACCGGTCCGACCAATTATTTGGACGAAATCACTCAAGAGCGCACCGATAGCGGCGAAGTGGCCGGTTTGGACAGCGAAGACAGCGAATCCGATGCGCTTTACGATGAAGCGGTGGCGTTCGTTACCGAATCGCGCAAAGCGTCTATCTCCAGCGTGCAGCGCCGTTTCAAAATCGGTTACAACCGCGCGGCGCGCATCATCGAAGACATGGAAAACGCCGGCGTGGTCAGCATGCCGGAAACCAACGGCTCCCGTGAGGTATTGGCACCCCCGCCGCGCTGA
- a CDS encoding ketosteroid isomerase-related protein — MQQAKKLIEQYYQAFNSGDMDTFLSLLTDEVVHDINQGDREQGKAAFAEFMKKMNHHYKEQLVDMVIMANEDGTRGAAEFVVLGEYLNTDEGLPEANGQTYRLPAGAFFDIRDGKVARITNYYNLGDWIAQVDPQ; from the coding sequence ATGCAACAAGCAAAAAAACTTATCGAACAGTACTATCAAGCATTCAACAGCGGCGACATGGATACCTTTCTGAGCTTGTTGACCGACGAAGTGGTACATGACATCAACCAGGGCGACCGCGAGCAAGGCAAGGCTGCTTTCGCTGAGTTCATGAAAAAAATGAATCACCACTACAAAGAACAGTTGGTGGATATGGTGATCATGGCTAACGAGGACGGCACCCGCGGCGCAGCGGAGTTTGTGGTATTGGGCGAATATCTGAATACCGACGAAGGTCTGCCGGAAGCCAACGGCCAAACTTATCGTTTGCCGGCCGGCGCGTTTTTCGATATTCGCGACGGTAAAGTCGCGCGCATCACCAACTACTATAATTTAGGCGATTGGATTGCGCAGGTGGATCCGCAGTAA
- a CDS encoding cold shock domain-containing protein, with the protein MADTTILKGVLKTWKDDRGFGFIQPDNGDKDIFVHISSLKGMARRPVRGDVLFYEVARDTGGKLKAVNARIEGVPYEQKSGKPKLWVWLLAAALALISGAVAAYFF; encoded by the coding sequence ATGGCGGATACGACCATCCTGAAAGGTGTTTTAAAAACCTGGAAAGACGATAGAGGTTTTGGCTTTATTCAGCCGGATAACGGCGACAAAGATATTTTTGTACATATTTCCTCTTTAAAAGGCATGGCTCGCCGTCCGGTGCGCGGCGATGTGTTGTTTTATGAAGTCGCCCGTGACACCGGCGGTAAATTGAAAGCAGTGAATGCTCGCATCGAAGGCGTGCCTTACGAGCAAAAATCCGGTAAGCCTAAACTGTGGGTATGGTTGCTGGCGGCGGCACTTGCTCTAATAAGCGGGGCAGTAGCGGCTTATTTCTTCTAG
- a CDS encoding GntR family transcriptional regulator encodes MSSSASSHIEIKADSFAANDSSAFIEKIRPNTGISEPVYKQLQRRINDMIQSGELGDGFSLPSERALAEALDLSRTTVRRCYEELRAQDCIATHGRAGVTVKAPPSRINPEMGKLKGFTEEMRELGVTPSTQILEHKIVVDRTIASIFNRPASTRFLRLVRVRLGDGMPLSREVAWYDLTVAPALADWNGEGSAYQYLELQCGLGLVHAEQSIEAVLSDDVEAGVFGFDQPGPCLLLKRKTYADNGQIVEYVEGTFRGDAYTYRVNLKIRPN; translated from the coding sequence ATGTCTTCCAGTGCTTCCAGCCATATCGAAATAAAAGCCGATAGTTTCGCCGCCAATGACAGCAGTGCTTTCATTGAGAAAATTCGCCCGAATACCGGCATTTCCGAGCCTGTCTACAAGCAACTGCAAAGACGCATCAACGATATGATCCAGTCCGGCGAGCTCGGAGATGGTTTTAGTCTGCCATCCGAGCGAGCTTTGGCGGAAGCGTTGGATCTTAGTCGCACCACGGTGCGGCGTTGTTATGAAGAATTGCGGGCTCAGGATTGTATTGCCACTCATGGTCGCGCCGGCGTCACGGTTAAGGCGCCACCTTCGCGGATTAATCCGGAGATGGGTAAACTGAAAGGTTTTACCGAGGAAATGCGCGAGTTGGGAGTTACCCCGTCTACGCAAATTCTCGAGCACAAGATTGTCGTCGATAGAACTATCGCGTCTATTTTTAATCGTCCGGCGTCTACGCGATTTCTACGTTTGGTAAGGGTGCGCTTGGGAGACGGTATGCCGCTATCGCGCGAAGTGGCTTGGTACGATCTAACGGTAGCGCCGGCTTTGGCTGATTGGAACGGCGAAGGCTCCGCCTATCAATACCTTGAGCTCCAATGCGGCTTGGGCTTGGTGCACGCCGAACAATCCATCGAAGCGGTGCTCAGCGATGACGTGGAAGCCGGCGTATTCGGGTTTGACCAGCCGGGTCCCTGCTTGTTGTTGAAGCGCAAGACCTACGCCGACAACGGGCAGATTGTGGAGTATGTCGAAGGCACGTTTCGCGGCGACGCCTATACCTACCGGGTCAATCTAAAGATCCGGCCGAACTAG
- the trxB gene encoding thioredoxin-disulfide reductase has translation MAAAKHCKLLILGSGPAGYTAAVYAARANLNPVMITGMQQGGQLTTTTEVDNWPGDVEGLQGPDLMERMRLHAERFNTEIIFDHIHTADLSQKPFTLTGDAGVYTCDALIIATGASAKYLGLPSEEAFKGKGVSACATCDGFFYRNKPVAVIGGGNTAVEEALYLSNIASEVIVVHRRDKFRSEKILSDKLIEKSKSGNVRIEWNHELDEVLGDDMGVTGLRIKSTQDGSTKDLDVHGVFIAIGHTPNTDIFAGQLEMEHGYIVVKSGIHGNATATSVPGVFAAGDVMDSHYKQAITSAGAGCMAALDVEKYLDELTG, from the coding sequence ATGGCTGCCGCAAAACATTGCAAACTCTTAATCCTAGGTTCCGGCCCGGCCGGTTACACCGCAGCCGTTTACGCCGCGCGCGCTAACTTGAATCCGGTGATGATCACCGGCATGCAACAAGGCGGCCAATTGACCACCACCACTGAAGTGGACAACTGGCCCGGCGACGTGGAAGGCCTGCAAGGCCCGGATTTGATGGAACGGATGCGCCTGCACGCCGAGCGCTTCAATACCGAAATCATTTTCGACCATATCCATACCGCCGATCTTTCGCAAAAACCGTTTACCTTGACCGGCGATGCCGGCGTCTACACCTGCGATGCGTTGATCATTGCCACTGGCGCTTCCGCAAAATATCTGGGTCTGCCGTCCGAGGAAGCGTTCAAGGGTAAAGGCGTTTCCGCCTGCGCCACTTGCGACGGTTTCTTTTACCGCAACAAACCGGTCGCGGTGATCGGCGGCGGTAATACTGCTGTGGAGGAAGCACTGTATTTGTCCAACATCGCCTCCGAGGTGATCGTGGTGCACCGGCGCGATAAATTCCGCTCCGAAAAAATCTTGTCGGACAAGCTGATCGAAAAATCAAAATCCGGCAACGTGCGTATCGAATGGAACCACGAGTTGGACGAAGTACTGGGCGACGACATGGGCGTTACCGGTTTGCGTATCAAGAGCACGCAGGACGGTAGCACCAAAGATTTAGACGTGCACGGCGTGTTTATCGCCATCGGCCACACCCCCAACACCGACATTTTTGCCGGCCAGCTGGAGATGGAGCACGGCTATATCGTCGTTAAAAGCGGCATCCACGGCAATGCCACGGCCACCAGTGTACCCGGCGTATTCGCGGCTGGCGACGTGATGGATTCACATTACAAACAAGCCATCACCTCGGCTGGCGCCGGCTGTATGGCCGCTTTGGACGTAGAAAAATATTTGGACGAATTGACCGGCTAG
- a CDS encoding isoprenylcysteine carboxylmethyltransferase family protein: MTSVRILWLVLCLVWIAAEIALARRTALQAGPVVNTERRSQRILWISILASLALALWFKNLALAPIRIDYLPRQVLAMLLFASGLYLRYVAVMKLGRFFTTNVLIQQEHRLIKEGPYRWLRHPAYTGLLIALFAAGVAMGDVLALAMLLGPTVWAFIRRIEIEERMLLAEFGVVYADFCLSTWRLLPWIY; encoded by the coding sequence ATGACATCGGTACGGATTTTGTGGCTAGTGCTTTGCCTGGTTTGGATAGCGGCGGAAATTGCTTTGGCCCGCCGTACTGCGCTGCAAGCCGGGCCGGTCGTGAATACGGAGCGGCGTTCGCAGCGCATTTTGTGGATCAGTATTTTGGCAAGTCTGGCGCTGGCATTGTGGTTTAAAAATCTGGCGTTGGCGCCTATAAGGATTGATTATCTGCCTAGGCAAGTGTTGGCCATGCTGTTGTTTGCTTCGGGGCTTTATTTGCGTTACGTGGCGGTGATGAAATTGGGCCGATTTTTCACAACTAACGTGCTGATACAGCAAGAACACAGATTAATCAAAGAAGGGCCTTACCGCTGGTTACGGCATCCGGCCTACACCGGCTTGTTGATAGCCTTGTTTGCCGCCGGAGTGGCGATGGGCGATGTTCTGGCGTTGGCGATGTTGCTAGGGCCGACGGTTTGGGCGTTTATTCGCAGAATCGAGATTGAAGAGCGGATGCTGCTGGCTGAGTTCGGTGTGGTTTATGCCGATTTTTGCTTATCGACCTGGCGGCTGTTGCCTTGGATATATTGA
- a CDS encoding DedA family protein — protein MDWLHYLTDILLHIDKHLANIISDYGTLTYAILFLVIFVETGFVVMPFLPGDSLLFAAGAFVAMDAFNLPILLGVLGAAAVLGDTVNYWIGRSIGQRAYSLSWVNREHLDRAQAFYDTYGGKTIVLARFVPIVRTFAPFVAGIGKMPYSTFILYNIIGGVAWVLICVFAGYFFGNIPLVKKNFELVVLGIVLISILPIVLEVWKARKQAKQ, from the coding sequence ATGGACTGGCTACACTATTTGACCGACATTCTGCTGCACATCGATAAACATTTAGCCAACATCATCAGCGACTATGGCACGCTGACCTATGCCATTTTGTTTTTGGTGATTTTTGTCGAGACCGGTTTTGTAGTGATGCCGTTTTTGCCCGGTGACTCCCTGTTATTTGCCGCCGGTGCCTTCGTGGCGATGGATGCTTTCAATCTGCCGATATTGCTCGGCGTCTTGGGAGCTGCGGCGGTGCTGGGCGATACCGTCAACTATTGGATAGGTCGCAGTATTGGTCAACGCGCCTATTCGCTCAGTTGGGTAAACCGCGAACATCTTGACCGCGCCCAGGCGTTCTACGATACCTACGGCGGCAAAACTATTGTATTAGCGCGCTTTGTGCCTATCGTGCGCACCTTTGCGCCGTTCGTGGCCGGGATAGGGAAAATGCCTTACAGCACTTTCATTTTGTATAACATTATCGGCGGAGTGGCGTGGGTGTTGATTTGCGTGTTTGCCGGCTATTTCTTCGGCAATATTCCGCTGGTGAAGAAAAACTTCGAGTTAGTGGTGTTAGGCATCGTGTTGATTTCGATCTTGCCGATAGTCCTGGAAGTTTGGAAAGCCCGTAAACAAGCCAAGCAATAA
- a CDS encoding SemiSWEET transporter: MNLIPELIGYLAATLTTASFLPQAIKTFKTRDTESLSLGMYSMFTLGVLLWLIYGIYLVNIAIIVANAITFLLAAAILGFKIHNLLRK, from the coding sequence ATGAACCTAATTCCCGAGCTAATCGGTTATCTGGCGGCGACTTTGACCACCGCTTCTTTTCTGCCTCAAGCAATTAAGACCTTCAAAACCCGCGACACCGAATCCTTGTCGCTAGGCATGTACAGCATGTTTACCTTGGGGGTGTTGCTGTGGTTGATTTATGGTATCTATTTGGTGAACATAGCTATCATAGTAGCTAACGCTATTACCTTTTTGCTGGCAGCGGCTATCTTGGGCTTTAAGATCCACAATCTGCTGCGTAAATGA
- a CDS encoding ABC transporter ATP-binding protein — protein MKKIIELKQVYKDYPQAGTLQTVLHDINLDIYPGEFVAIVGPSGNGKSTLLNLLTGIDHPSQGQISVNGTELQTLSNEKLSIWRGANVGIVFQFFQLLPTLNLLQNIVLPMDFLGSLNKQQRLDRAMYLLELVGLADAAERLPSQVSGGQQQRAAIARALANDPPLIVADEPTGNLDAATADSVFDLFTHLRDQGKTLVMVTHNETLADAASRKLEIRSGRIHADSQPVGSR, from the coding sequence ATGAAAAAGATCATCGAACTGAAACAGGTTTATAAGGACTATCCGCAAGCCGGCACGCTGCAAACTGTCTTGCATGACATCAATCTGGATATTTACCCCGGCGAATTTGTTGCCATCGTCGGCCCGTCCGGCAACGGCAAATCCACCCTGCTCAATCTGCTGACCGGCATCGACCATCCCAGCCAAGGCCAAATCAGCGTCAACGGCACCGAGCTGCAAACACTCAGTAACGAAAAACTCAGCATCTGGCGCGGCGCCAATGTCGGCATCGTGTTTCAATTCTTCCAGTTATTGCCTACCTTGAATCTGCTGCAAAACATCGTGCTGCCGATGGACTTTCTCGGCTCGTTAAACAAGCAACAGCGCCTTGACCGGGCCATGTATTTGCTGGAACTGGTCGGACTGGCCGATGCGGCGGAGCGCCTGCCCAGTCAGGTGTCCGGCGGCCAACAACAACGGGCGGCAATCGCCCGCGCACTGGCCAACGACCCGCCGCTGATCGTCGCCGACGAACCCACCGGCAATCTGGATGCGGCCACCGCCGATTCGGTGTTCGATTTGTTCACCCATCTGCGCGACCAAGGCAAAACCCTGGTGATGGTTACCCACAACGAAACCCTGGCCGACGCCGCCAGCCGCAAACTGGAAATCCGCTCCGGACGAATCCACGCCGACAGCCAACCGGTAGGCAGCAGGTGA